The region GAAGTAAAGGCAGCTTATGGTGATAATTATCTTCCAAATATGCCATTCACTGTTGAAAACTTAGATGAAATGTTTGGCATAAAGGCTGATTGGTATGATGCAGCGATTGCAGAAGGTCCTATGATGAGCGCTCACGTTGATAAATTAATCGGTATTCATGTAACAGAAGGTAATTTAGAGAATGTACAGAACGCATTAAATGAATATCAGAAAAAAATAGCTACTGATATCCAATACCCAATGAACTTACCAAAGGTTCAAGCTTCTGTAGTTGAAACAGCTGGAGACTATGTATTCTTCGTAATGCTTGGTACAATTGATGAGATGAAATACACAGAAGATAGTGATATGATTAAAGCTTTTGGTGAGCAGAATCAGATTGCAGTAGATATTATTAAGAAAAATATTGAAGCAAAGTAAAAACTAAATCTAAATGAAGAATATAGCTTAAGTTTAAGCATTGTCGACATCTGCAATTTGTAACACTACCGTTGCAAACGCATTCATTCATAAAAGTATACAATTTTGAAATACTATTAATGGAGCGTCGCAGTATTGCCAGTGAGTGTTGAGGCATTCCTTTGGTTCTACTGTGGCGCTTTATAAATTTTTGTGTTATACTGATGGACGCGCGTTACGAATGCAAAGGCAGAGAGGATGAGATGCACGATGAATAATGCGGACAATTTCTCCTCAGTGGGGAAGGATATATCTTCCAAAGAGGGAGTTCAATCGGAACAAGATAAGATAATCTATCAAAATTTTTTAGATGGCGATATGGAAGCCTTTGAAGAACTGGTTATTAAACATAAAGATCGTTTAATCTATTTCATACAGCGCTTGGTAAATAATTTGACAATAGCGGAGGATTTGGCACAGGACGCTTTTGTGGAAGTATTAGTTCATAAAGAACGGTATCATTTTCAGGTGAGTTTTAAAACATATTTGTTTACGATTGGGCGAAATAAAGCTATAGACTATATACGAAAGAATAAACGGATGATGTTGGTGGAAGATTATCCGGAAAGTTATGATGAAGAAAATCGAATGGAAGAAAATATAATTCGAAAAGAAGAGAGTAAACTTTTATATGATGCCATGAAGAAATTAAAGCCAGATTATAAAGCAGCTATTTCACTCATTGATTTAGAGCAAATGTCTTATGCAGAGGCTGCCAAGGTTTTAAAGAAAAGTGATGCACAGATGAAAGTTTTAATCTATAGAGCTAGAAAAAGTCTTGCAAAGTTAATGGAAAAGGAGGGCTACTCCTATGAAAACAAATAGGGAATTTATCGAAGGGATCTATAAAAAAGCAGAATTATTAAGACAGCAGAAAGAGAATTCAAAATCAGAATCTTGGCATTTAAGATTTCTTCGTTTTAATCGGGAAAAGAAAAGAGTTCCAGCATTTGCTGCAAGTTTGGCAACATTTGCATTGTTTGCATTGGTTATAATCACTGGTTCACAAGCTGGTAAGAGCCCAAATATCGACAACATCGAAAACAAGCATTTACGAACAGTAGAGGGACAAAATCCTATTGCTAATGTTTCGGCATATGGTATAGATGAAGATGTCTCAAACGAAAATATAAATACTGTTCTAGGCGTGATTACTGAGGTTGTTGATATTCAGAATCAAAAGTATATTAATATTCAGGTTTCCAAACTACTTTGTGGGGAGGGAACACCAGATTATATTACGATAACAGAGGGTCTACCGCTAACGATTACAACAGAAAGCTTA is a window of Lachnoclostridium phytofermentans ISDg DNA encoding:
- a CDS encoding DUF4358 domain-containing protein; this translates as MRNKKLMALSLVAVLAFTACGKKETNEPTPTPTVAPTETPAATETPTETPAEPGTDGSGEELGATELTSNETLDKIHEEVKAAYGDNYLPNMPFTVENLDEMFGIKADWYDAAIAEGPMMSAHVDKLIGIHVTEGNLENVQNALNEYQKKIATDIQYPMNLPKVQASVVETAGDYVFFVMLGTIDEMKYTEDSDMIKAFGEQNQIAVDIIKKNIEAK
- a CDS encoding RNA polymerase sigma factor; this translates as MNNADNFSSVGKDISSKEGVQSEQDKIIYQNFLDGDMEAFEELVIKHKDRLIYFIQRLVNNLTIAEDLAQDAFVEVLVHKERYHFQVSFKTYLFTIGRNKAIDYIRKNKRMMLVEDYPESYDEENRMEENIIRKEESKLLYDAMKKLKPDYKAAISLIDLEQMSYAEAAKVLKKSDAQMKVLIYRARKSLAKLMEKEGYSYENK